From Centroberyx gerrardi isolate f3 chromosome 15, fCenGer3.hap1.cur.20231027, whole genome shotgun sequence:
AGCGACAGCGTTCGTCCAATCAGGTGCAGCAAGGAACTAATATGGAAGCACGCCTATCAAGCGTCCAATACTGGGAAGCAGCGCGATCCCTCGCGTGAAATGATGCCGCTGTGAAGACGCAGCATCAGGCTACAGGCAGAGTGCTTCGTTCACAGTGAACCATCAGTCAGCAAAGAGAGGAGtgatctggctttactttgtttgtgaaaaaatatgttaaatTCTAATAAACTTCTGGAACTGTGGGCGCTGTCTGGCATTTTTGTGGTTAGCGTACCGGTAACCTAGCAACAGTCACCTCCTTGCAGTCAACAGAGCGCCAGCGGCAACGAGAGTTTGACCTTCTAGCCACGACCCTGATCTTCTTCCACtctgacctgaacgcagcagaaaaccagcagccagtaaaataaataaggaagtgtgtgagcaacgcTAAAAAACTATCAAACAGACTATTATAACTGATAATTATTCAGTCACAACTATCTAAAGacgtgtaactgcagtgtgagagttattgtgttgaaattaCTTTTTGGGTTTAACtgttggagagtgtgtttgctgtgtgtgtgtattggacagcagcgctcccagCTAACTGAAGAtacataaagctctacagtgaaggaagtgaagacattttgaacacaatcaatcgtcatgacggcaaaaattaaaataaataaaatgaggtTGAAAATAATTGGAATTATGCTTTAAGAGAGGAACTCTGCTGTGGTCGTTATTGAAAGTTATCAAGCTGGATTTATTTCAAAATCGAGGAAAATTGAACCGAGATAAATATCGATATCATTTTATCATTGGATGAAAATGCAGCAATATGTagctgtttgctgtgtgtgtgtgtgtgtgtgtgtgtgtgtgtgtgtgtgtgtgtgtgtgtgtgcaggctggcaggctgtctgctcacagaggaaggctgtgcttctctggcctcagctctgagctccaacccctcccatctgagagagctggacctgagctacaatcatccaggagcctcaggagtgaagctgctctctgctggactggaggatccacactggagactggactctctcaggtctggagaggcaacgtctgctagaaggctgagagtcacacacattttctctgtcacactgagaagctCAGGAATACTGTGTAATGTTTAACAGCAGTTATGACTGATGCTGTATGGAAAATCCTTCATATGGAAGGTTATTAATGTTTCCATCATTAAAGAGaatctgactttgtttattccccagtgtggaccatggtggagtgcagtggttgaaaccaggtctgaggaagtgtaagtgtgtatttagtttgattcatgaaaacaaagcaacacacattcaTCAGTTGAGATGGAAAGCCCATCTACACCACAGTATGTGACATCCATTCATTATGATGGCTGACATCATGTGCCATCATGAAACTGCATTAAAACATGAATTGTCAAACTCAACAGGTCTGTTAGATTATAAAGttgctgctgtattgagtcttgttctctcatcagatgcctgtgaactcacactggacccaaacacagcacacagagacctcttcctgtctgaagacaacagaaaggtgacagcagtgatgaaagagcagccatatcctgatcacccagagagatttgagtactgggaacagctgctgtgtagaaatggtctgactggtcgctgttactgggaggtcaaGTGGAAAGGATGGGTTtctataggagtgacttacagaggaatcagtagGAGAGGAAGGGGTGATGACTGTTGgcttggagggaatgaaaagtcctggagtctgatCTGCTGTGATGATCATTACTCTGTCTGGCACAATAACAGATCAACAGACAtatcttccccctcctcctctgactctgacagagtagcagtgtatctggactggtctgctggctctctgtccttctacagagtttcctctgacacactgatccacatccacaccttccactccacattcactgaaccactctaccctgggtttgggtttttgtctggttcctcagtgtctcttgtcagatagaggagggagagagaaacactcacactgctgactaaagacagctgctgagatgAAGATTGTTCTGCTAAAGCCAAGCCTTTGTTCGGGCTTCTTTCTCAGCGGCAAACACAGAGTAATGTCAAGAAGGGCAGGAAGCCGAAGAAAAAGTCTTCTTCTCCCCCAGTTCTCGTACCAAGTGACTGGACTTCTGCATGTCGAGAATCGTTCGAGAGCCTGAAATACGAACTGGCGCATAATGTCACCTTGGCTCACCCCAACTTCGACGCGCCATTCATCTTTGCTGTTGATGCCTCATTCGATGGGATAGGAGCTGTCCTGTCACAAGTACCACCTGGAGAGACGATTGCAAGGCCTGTCGCATTCGCCAGTAAGACGCTGTCATGAATTACCCTGCACACAGGTTGGAATTCTTAGCGTTAAAGTGGGCCATTTGTGAGAAATTTGGCCATTGGCTAAAAGGGAGACATTTCACCGCATGGACTGATAACAATCCTCTGTCCTACATCCTGACAAAGCCACGTCTGGATGCTTGCAAACAAAGATGGGTGGCCAAGCTCGCTGCATACGACTTTGATTTGAAGTATGTTCCAGGAGCAAAGAACACCGTTGCCGATGCTTTGAGTCGTGAGCCATTCGTCCAGTCGTGTGTTAGTCATCGTCTGATGAAAGAGCCTTAGATCGTGCTGCTGGATGAGGTCAATGGCGTTGTCAGGGGAACTGTGCAGGATGCCTTCCGGCTTTCCAACAACTGCCAAGCTGTCGAGGAGGTGAGTGCGGGCACGCCTGACCCAGGTGCCGAAGTTGTCTCTCAGCTTGAGGGAGGTTCCGTCAGTCCCGAAGAGGTTTCTGCAGTGTTGGAGGCCCATGGTAGCGGTGGACTGTCCAGATTGTCTGGTGCTAGTCCGTCATCGCTACAGCTGCCTGGGGAAGATCCTTCTATTGTTATCCCACAGAGCCAGCTCTTGAGTCTGCAGGAACAGGATGCAACAGTGAGTAGAGCTCTGTACTATGTGCGACGACACAGGAAGCCTACCAGACAGGAGAGGGCATCCGAGCCAAGCTGTGTCACTAAGCTCCTCAGACACtggaaaaagttaaaaatacgTGATGGgatcctgtacagagtgaaAAAGGACCATCGGCTTAATAAGAAGCTCTTTCAATTCATCATACCAGACAGTATCAGGCATCAGGTTCTTCTTGGCGTCCATGATACAGCTGGTCACCAAGGTCGTGCAAGGACACTCTCCCTTGCCAGGGAAAGGTTCTTCTGGACTGGAATGGAGAAGGATGTTACGAACTATGTACATCGATGTGAGAGATGTGTCGTTGGAAAAACACCTGAACCAGAAGCTCGTGCACCCCTTGAGAACATTCATACATCCGCTCCAATGGAATTGGTGTGCATCGACTTTTGGTCTGCTGAGTCGGACAACAAGAAAACCGTCGATGTCTTAGTAGTCACGGACCATTTTTCCAAGCTGGCGCATGCCTTCCCCTGTCGGAGCCAGTCTGCAAAACATGTCGCCCGCCGGTTGTGGGATGACTTCTTCTGCGTCTATGGCTTCCCCAAAAGAATCCATTCCGATCAGGGCGCCAATTTTGAGAGCAAGCTTATGAAGGATCTTCTGGAGATGGCAGGGGTGCACAAGTCACATACCACCCCGTACCACCCGATGGGCAACGGTGTTGTGGAATGCTTCAACAGGACTCTTGGGAACATGATAAGGGCTCTTCCCCCGAAAGCGAAAGCCAGGTGGCCACAGATGCTGCAGACGCTGACCTTCAGCTACAATTGTACTGTGCATGAGACTACCGGTTTTGCCCCGTTTTTTCTGATGTTCGGGCGGGTTCCACATCTTCCAGTGGACATCATGTTCCAACATGTTCTGCTGGATGACAAAGTTGTCAGCTGCCATGAGTTTGTTACTCACCTGAAGCGGGACCTGAGTGAGGCAGCACAGATTGCTCGGAAGCATAGCCTCGAACAACAAGCACGCCATGCCAAACTCTACAACCGCAAAGTCAAGGGTTCGCCATTAGCTATTGGTGACCGCGTTCTGTTGGCTAATCGTGGTGAGAGAGGCAAGAGGAAAATTGCAGACAAATGGGACTCAACTCCATATGACGTTGTTTCAGTGAGATCCAGGATTAATGTCTATAGGATAAGAGACGTCCTAACTGGCAGAGAGAAAGTTGTACACAGGAACCTTCTCCTCCCGGTTGATTTCCTTGCCTTGGATGAAGATGAGATTCAGGGCTCCCCTGTGGGCTCGGATCTCAGTGACATGGCGTGTGGGAGTGTTCAGGAGTTAGTGGCAGTGGGCAACAGTGAGGATCGTAATATCCGGACCATGGACTGGCTCATGCACACCCCTGAAGCTGCTGGCTCTGACCGTGCGAGTGTCCCAGATAATGACCCATCAATTGATGCAAGAAGTGATTCTCCATCAGATGACATTTTGGACAGCGCCCCTGACTATTCGGTACACAACCTTGACACTGGGGTGGACGCTGACAAGGTGCCAGACCCAGTCAGTGTAGCTCACCTACCTGAACCAGACCCAGTCAGTGTAGCTCACTTACCCAATCCAGACCCAGTCAGTGTGGCTCATGTGCCAGTTTCAGACCTACCTGATGCAAGCCGCTTAGCTCTCATTGATTCCATCTCCTGCAATGATTCCCACAGGTGCAGTTGGCTCAGATGCGGTAGTTTGCACACAGCCTCGTAGCTTGCACACAGGTCGCACAGGTTCAGTCATTACAAGGGATGGAAGACGGGTCAGACCTCCAACTAGGTTGATTTGTGAGATGTCTGAACAGAGAGTTGAGGATACCTTACCTGTTACAGGTTCTGTTTTGGGTCTTCTTAAGAGTGTATTTGTGGTCTGAGTCATTgaggtattttttttgtttttgttttgttttctttgagtATAGGCTGAGTAAGACTTGgtgacattttgtttgatttgaggTAGCCTATATGGTAAGAGCTAAGTTATGTAGGTGTTTAGGAGGTGTAAATGGCATCTTCTTTTGGTCTGTATTAAGTATGGGGCCCGGTACCACCCTATTCTTTTGCACTTCTTATGGAAGAATTTCATAATGACTACATTATACATCAGTGCTCAGGTTTCAAGTTTTGGATGGACCCTTTTTAccctcattttcttttctttttcttgttttggtaATGTTCAGGTGTAGCCCCAATTTTAACAGAATTTAAGGGGGGTGTATGTAACGGtatgaataaataatttatgtatatatttcaaTTCCTGTTTAATTTGGGACCACCAACCATaatttctctcttcatttttattttctaatgaAAGTGCATAGCAGAAATCCAaggtttgtgttttgtattatATGCAGGGCATTGTGGGTGACCCACAGCAGAGTAGGATTCTCATGCTGTGGCTCAAGCTGGAGCGAATAGCAGACCAACTTTCCATTAATGCCAACtgattgtggttgtgtgtgtgtcccactatTACAGAATAAACCACTGTAAATTCTCCATCCATCCCAGCTCCTGTGCAGCACTTGGGCTAGTAAGCAGAACCGGAGACCATTGGTCACACATAGGCCTATTGATATTTTGGTAGTATTAATATTGATTCTGGATCTGGTGGATGGGTCAGGTTAATAAAGCATGCTTAATTGCATTTATAATCTAACCAGACTTGTAAATGACTTATTCTAGTCCTGTTAGCTCTTTGTCTAAGACTCTTACCATAGACTTAGTAACACCGGAGTAAGAGAGTACATTTTTTATGTACTCATGCTCTATGTGCATTGATGCAGCTCAATAGTTAAATACGAGTCACTGGTACCTTCCTCTGGGTCTAGAGCCTGTACTTTAGAAACTTGAAATGAGGATGATTTTGTATAACTCCAGATCCGCCTGCTGACCTGAGGTCGCAGGTTCGATTCCCCCTCTGACCTGGAAACTGGAGCACCAAAAAAAACCTTTCCAGCTGTCTTATTTGAATTATATTCTAAATAATATCACAaaatatgacattttatattataaatattgatattgaaTATTACTcataaaatattacaaaacaaataaagaagATTTATTAAAAGTGTTATgctaaaaaatataaattggtATTAAATATCATTATACAGTTATGGGTGAACACATTGCAGGTgtaaaaactttattttccccagcagacagacaggagataCAGTACTGAAGAAACTGACAGAAGCTTTAAGTTTGAGTCAGACTGACATTCATGTTGAGTAAACAGTGATTCTGAATGGACTCCATTACCCAGAAGCCACCTGTGACATCACACCAAGGCCTTTAGCGCCACCAGCTGTCGGTTTGAATctataaagtgcagaaacatttaaaaaccaGCTGGATTTCCTGAAGAAGACACAACCATCGTAATCAATGGGAAAAGATTCTGACTTCCATTGTAAGTCAATGGAACAAAGAGAATCAGAATTCTGCTGTAAATCAATGGCAAAAGGTTTTTAGTTCCATTATAAGTCAATGGAACAGACATAACTGTTGAAAGTTAAAGTCGGaactaaaaacagatttttaactGTGAGTTAAAGGGACAAAGACATTTATTCCACTGTAAGTCAATGGGACAGGGAGGACTCTactgcaagtcaatgggacaaAAATGATCTTACTTCCCTTGAGTCACTGGAAGAAAAATGATCGTAGTTCCACTGGAAGccaaaatattattattttttagttCCATTGTAAGTCAATGGGACAAATTCTTAGTTCTACTGTAAGCAATGGAAGGgagatgaaaatgaatgggacaAAGACACTTTCAATTCCACTGTAAGTCAAAGGCAGAGATTTATAGTTCCACTGTATATCAATGGGACAGATTCTTAGTTTCACTGCAGGTTAATGGGACAGACTTAGTGCTATTGTAAGTCAATGGAGCAGACTTACTGTtg
This genomic window contains:
- the LOC144542378 gene encoding stonustoxin subunit beta-like, yielding CVCRLAGCLLTEEGCASLASALSSNPSHLRELDLSYNHPGASGVKLLSAGLEDPHWRLDSLSVDHGGVQWLKPGLRKYACELTLDPNTAHRDLFLSEDNRKVTAVMKEQPYPDHPERFEYWEQLLCRNGLTGRCYWEVKWKGWVSIGVTYRGISRRGRGDDCWLGGNEKSWSLICCDDHYSVWHNNRSTDISSPSSSDSDRVAVYLDWSAGSLSFYRVSSDTLIHIHTFHSTFTEPLYPGFGFLSGSSVSLVR